The following proteins come from a genomic window of Oryzias melastigma strain HK-1 unplaced genomic scaffold, ASM292280v2 sc00659, whole genome shotgun sequence:
- the LOC112140173 gene encoding patatin-like phospholipase domain-containing protein 7 → DLWLPYFNITTDITASSMRVHTDGSLWRYVRASMSLSGYLPPLCDPKDGHLLMDGGYINNLPADVARSMGAKVVIAIDVGSRNETSLTNYGDSLSGWWLLWKRLNPLAEKVKVLNMAEIQTRLAYVCCVRQLELVKDSEYCEYIRPPIDRYGTLDFGKFDEIADVGYQHGKTLFDVWQRSGVVSSMMKDRHQEEFHKTKAGHVVTCPNASFTDLAEIVSRIEPVKNAAVSEDISDEYQTDYDEEAVESALSDFEAFTPGSEHTEGEDTAETDEELPAQHQLKSAPQRTHL, encoded by the exons GCTCGTTGTGGCGCTACGTCCGGGCCAGCATGTCGCTGTCCGGGTATTTGCCGCCGCTATGTGACCCTAAAGATGGCCACCTGCTTATGGACGGGGGCTACATCAACAATCTTCCTG CTGACGTGGCTCGCTCCATGGGGGCCAAGGTGGTGATCGCCATCGACGTTGGCAGCCGGAATGAGACCAGCCTGACCAACTATGGCGACTCCCTGAGCGGCTGGTGGCTGCTGTGGAAGAGGTTGAACCCGCTGGCAGAGAAAGTCAAG GTTCTGAACATGGCAGAGATCCAGACGCGGCTCGCCTACGTGTGCTGCGTTCGGCAGCTGGAGCTGGTCAAAGACAGCGAGTATTGCGAATACATCCGGCCTCCCATCGACCGATACGGCACTCTggattttggaaaatttgaCGAGATAGCG GACGTGGGATACCAGCACGGGAAGACGCTGTTCGACGTGTGGCAGCGCAGCGGGGTGGTGAGCAGCATGATGAAAGACAGACACCAGGAGGAGTTCCATAAGACTAAAGCCGGCCAT gtGGTCACGTGTCCCAACGCCTCCTTCACAGATCTGGCAGAGATCGTGTCGAGGATCGAACCCGTGAAGAACGCCGCCGTTAGTG AGGACATCTCTGACGAGTATCAGACGGACTACGACGAAGAGGCCGTGGAGAGCGCTCTGTCTGACTTTGAGGCCTTCACCCCCGGCAGTGAGCACACAGAGGGGGAGGACACGGCTGAGACT gatGAAGAACTTCCAGCTCAGCACCAGCTTAAGAGCGCTCCTCAAAGAACTCACCTGTGA